A stretch of Bombus vancouverensis nearcticus chromosome 13, iyBomVanc1_principal, whole genome shotgun sequence DNA encodes these proteins:
- the Ror gene encoding tyrosine-protein kinase transmembrane receptor Ror isoform X3: MKLLLYLVLLQNTRIFVRAIHSVKNVTNVTEASIGPGDGLDLSGTGMSTPHISHLASTNPFSILSPSPQPTSSQSSTIDVHTIGGLRNVNMQLSPGRKDNHEGKCEVYVGKTCAQFLGNQSVYIPYPMTQELLDDKLMKAFGVIKYSNEVSSNCEGYAKPSLCYSAFPICRDPASILKLKNSEASASLFHFLNSNQGDLSRDTGDGDDADDITGVHGIPRKRSPTLGPGSEFNPYKDGKASNKKIINQSYGEAQSSSRNEINRKLRRICRQECEMLENDLCKKEYAIAKRHPLIGHQVPLVDCSDLPMEDSPEARDCLSLGISSGNNVQENDYCYWGSGKSYRGIVKTSISGRPCMQWSHGEFNLQISDYPELAGKHSYCRNPGDKELQPWCYVYVDSKPQKEFCNIPKCVENLWIYAVVGFVLTGGFVVILVCYCCCYRSRKSRRQMNHLPSNKMLTGIQCDKNIYDGRRSTTQPMEMSSLLAGPGNTTPGTGTLSSGSSRTSNNRVPQFTTNNVVLLQELGEGAFGKVYKGELQTGNKCEPPIYVAVKTLKENASPKTQSDFKREVDLMTDLRHPNIICLLGVILKGEPMCMLFEYMTQGDLHEFLICHSPRSDVPLNNGSGKILEQPEFLHIALQIASGMEYLASHHYVHRDLAARNCLVGDNLTVKISDFGLSRDIYSSDYYRVQSKSLLPVRWMPPESILYGKFTTESDVWSFGVVLWEIYSYGLQPYYGYNNQEVIDMIRSRQLLPCPEDCPTMIYSLMIECWHEVANRRPQFPEIHHRLHNWYINQTYLSDFCNESITSYSGSSHKSTNKTNSTQLSAPIYKCDPKDMNFKGNTEQPFCNLNDHSNGIKMLPPSFQNANSVEQRSNCGFNEHGTPMKAPIFPNQTTNINLNDFDDKQCCSPKLSGAKKVLPPAPQPMNKINTPNGTRPMQNGAQLVVRLPDPSKVTTETRVSK, from the exons atgaagCTACTCTTGTACCTAGTATTGTTACAAAATACTCGTATTTTTGTACGTGCCATACATAGTGTCAAAAATGTTACAAATGTTACAGAAGCAAG CATTGGACCTGGAGATGGATTAGATCTCTCAGGAACTGGAATGTCAACTCCTCACATCTCTCATTTGGCATCAACAAATCCATTTAGTATATTATCACCAAGTCCACAACCAACTAGTTCTCAATCTAGTACTATCGACGTTCATACAATCGGCGGCCTTAGAAACGTCAATATGCAGTTATCTCCTGGGAGAAAAGACAATCATGAAGGAAAATGCGAG GTGTATGTAGGGAAAACATGTGCACAATTTTTAGGAAATCAATCTGTTTATATTCCGTATCCAATGACCCAAGAGCTGCTTGATGATAAGCTAATGAAAGCTTTTGGTGTTATTAAATACTCAAA TGAGGTCTCATCGAATTGCGAAGGTTATGCAAAACCATCATTATGTTACTCTGCATTCCCAATATGTCGTGACCCTGCCAGTATTCTTAAACTTAAAAATTCTGAAGCTAGCGCaagtttatttcattttctgaaTTCGAATCAGGGTGATTTGTCAAGAGACACAGGTGATGGGGATGATGCAGATGATATTACAGGAGTTCATGGTATTCCCAGAAAACGTAGTCCTACATTAGGTCCTGGCTCAGAATTCAATCCATATAAGGATGGGAAAGCTTCCAACAAAAAGATAATAAATCAAAGCTATGGAGAAGCACAGTCATCTAGCAGAAACGAGATCAATCGTAAATTACGCAGGATCTGTCGGCAAGAATGTGAAATGCTAGAAAATGATTTGTGTAAGAAAGAATACGCAATTGCTAAAAGACATCCACTGATTGGACATCAAGTGCCTTTAGTTGATTGTTCTGATTTACCAATGGAAGATAGCCCCGAGGCTCGTGATTGTTTAAGTCTTGGAATTTCCTCAGGAAACAATGTACAGGAAA ATGACTACTGTTACTGGGGAAGCGGAAAGTCTTATCGTGGTATTGTGAAGACAAGCATTAGTGGAAGACCATGTATGCAATGGTCGCATGGTGAATTCAATCTCCAGATTTCCGATTATCCCGAATTAGCTGGAAAGCATTCATACTGCCGTAATCCAGGCGATAAAGAATTACAACCGTGGTGTTACGTTTATGTCGATAGTAAGCCGCAAAAAGAATTTTGCAACATACCTAAATGTG TTGAAAACTTATGGATCTATGCAGTCGTTGGTTTTGTACTAACAGGAGGATTTGTTGTCATATTAGTCTGTTACTGCTGCTGCTATAGAAGCAGAAAATCTAGAAGGCAAATGAATCATTTGCCATCAAATAAG atgCTGACCGGTATACAAtgtgataaaaatatatacgacGGAAGACGAAGTACAACGCAACCTATGGAAATGAGTTCTCTTTTAGCTGGTCCTGGTAATACAACTCCAGGAACAGGAACATTAAGTAGCGGTAGTAGTCGAACGTCCAATAATAGAGTACCACAATTTACTACCAATAATGTTGTCCTTTTGCAAGAACTTGGAGAAGGAGCTTTCG GAAAGGTATACAAAGGGGAATTACAAACCGGCAATAAATGTGAGCCGCCAATTTATGTAGCAGTGAAAACGTTAAAAGAGAACGCAAGCCCAAAAACACAAAGCGACTTCAAACGGGAAGTTGATCTGATGACAGACCTAAGGCATCCAAACATTATTTGCCTACTGGGCGTAATATTGAAAGGGGAACCAATGTGTATGTTGTTTGAGTACATGACCCAAGGGGATTTACACGAGTTTCTCATTTGCCATTCACCAAGATCAGACGTCCCATTAAACAATGGAAGCGGAAAAATTTTAGAGCAGCCAGAATTTTTACACATTGCTTTACAAATCGCATCTG GTATGGAATATTTAGCCAGTCATCACTATGTTCATCGAGATTTGGCCGCGAGAAACTGCCTAGTTGGAGACAATTTAACTGTAAAGATTTCCGATTTCGGTTTATCTCGTGATATATATAGTAGCGACTACTATAGAGTTCAATCCAAAAGTTTATTGCCCGTTCGATGGATGCCACCAGAGTCAATCCTTTACGGAAAATTTACGACAGAATCCGACGTATGGAGTTTTGGAGTCGTATTATGGGAAATTTATAGTTATGGCTTACAG CCATATTACGGGTATAATAATCAAGAAGTAATAGACATGATTCGATCACGGCAATTGTTACCATGCCCGGAGGATTGCCCGACAATGATCTACAGCCTAATGATAGAGTGCTGGCACGAGGTAGCCAACCGCAGACCGCAGTTCCCGGAGATTCACCATCGCCTGCACAACTGGTACATAAACCAAACTTACCTGAGTGATTTCTGTAACGAATCTATCACCAGCTATTCCGGAAGCAGTCATAAAAGCACGAATAAAACCAATTCTACGCAGCTATCAGCGCCAATATACAAATGCGATCCAAAGGATATGAACTTCAAAGGGAACACGGAGCAGCCGTTCTGTAACCTGAACGACCACAGCAATGGGATCAAGATGCTGCCGCCGAGCTTTCAGAACGCGAATTCGGTCGAACAGAGGTCAAATTGCGGCTTCAATGAACACGGCACGCCCATGAAGGCTCCCATTTTTCCGAATCAGACGACAAACATCAATTTGAACGATTTCGATGATAAACAGTGTTGTTCACCAAAATTAAGCGGAGCGAAGAAAGTATTG